From Streptomonospora salina, the proteins below share one genomic window:
- a CDS encoding trans-sulfuration enzyme family protein has translation MHQQGENTRALGLPAEPAPPQRPLRAPVHRSTTYEFAASQDYADVLAGEAPGYSYARIDNPTATAFASATAALEGAGCGREVRGEAFSSGMGAVSTTLLALTGAGAHVVASRSIYGNTYSLLEGLLRRFGVQTDFVDITDADAVRAAVRPETAVVFTETLANPAMTVADLPELAGIAAEAGAVLVVDSTFATPAVCRPLEHGADVVVHSATKYIGGHSDATGGVAVGGTEPMAKVRSARIDLGPCLAPDEAFLLHRGLETLPLRVARQCASAAVFAAAVAEHPAVERVDYPGLPGHPGHALAGRLFDEGRYGAVVTVTPQGGREAGMAFADALDTATIAASLGGTHTLAGHVGSTTHRQMSDAALQAAGIGPAAVRFSIGLEDPDDLVSDALAALDACARR, from the coding sequence ATGCATCAGCAGGGGGAGAACACCCGCGCGCTCGGCCTGCCCGCCGAACCCGCCCCGCCGCAGCGTCCGCTGCGCGCGCCGGTGCACCGCAGCACCACCTACGAGTTCGCCGCCTCGCAGGACTACGCCGACGTCCTGGCCGGAGAAGCGCCCGGCTACTCCTATGCCCGTATCGACAACCCCACGGCGACCGCCTTCGCGTCGGCGACGGCGGCGCTGGAGGGCGCCGGATGCGGCCGCGAGGTGCGCGGCGAGGCCTTCTCCTCGGGCATGGGCGCTGTCAGCACCACGCTGCTCGCGCTGACCGGGGCCGGCGCGCACGTCGTCGCCTCCCGCTCGATCTACGGAAACACCTACTCGCTGCTGGAGGGCCTGCTGCGCCGCTTCGGCGTGCAGACCGACTTCGTCGACATCACCGACGCCGACGCCGTGCGCGCCGCCGTTCGCCCCGAAACCGCGGTCGTGTTCACCGAGACCCTGGCCAACCCGGCCATGACGGTGGCCGACCTGCCCGAACTGGCCGGTATCGCCGCCGAGGCCGGCGCCGTCCTCGTGGTCGACTCCACCTTCGCCACGCCTGCGGTGTGCCGTCCCCTGGAGCACGGCGCCGACGTCGTCGTGCATTCGGCGACCAAGTACATCGGCGGGCACAGCGACGCGACCGGCGGTGTGGCCGTCGGCGGGACCGAGCCGATGGCGAAGGTGCGCTCCGCCCGCATCGACCTGGGCCCCTGCCTGGCCCCGGACGAGGCCTTCCTGCTGCACCGCGGCCTGGAGACGCTGCCGCTGCGCGTCGCCCGCCAGTGCGCGAGCGCCGCCGTCTTCGCCGCGGCGGTGGCCGAACACCCCGCGGTCGAACGGGTGGACTACCCCGGCCTGCCCGGCCACCCCGGCCACGCGCTCGCCGGCCGCCTGTTCGACGAGGGCCGCTACGGCGCCGTGGTGACCGTGACCCCGCAGGGCGGCCGGGAGGCCGGCATGGCCTTCGCCGACGCACTGGACACCGCCACCATCGCGGCGTCGCTGGGCGGCACCCACACCCTCGCCGGCCACGTCGGCTCCACCACCCACCGCCAGATGAGCGACGCGGCGCTGCAGGCGGCCGGCATCGGTCCCGCGGCCGTGCGGTTCTCCATCGGACTGGAAGACCCGGACGACCTCGTATCCGACGCCCTCGCCGCCCTGGACGCCTGCGCCCGGCGGTGA
- a CDS encoding NAD(P)H-dependent glycerol-3-phosphate dehydrogenase: MTKVAVMGSGSWGTAFANVVADAGAADVVVHGRRTDVVDAVNQRHENPDYFPGIALNPALTATTDAAKALHGAAYVVLAVPSQTLRGNLAEWYEHIEPDAVLVSLMKGVELGTCRRMSEVVREVLGVPADRVAAVSGPNLAREIAERQPATAVMACPHEPTAVRLQHLCKSAYFRPYTATDVIGVELGGAVKNIIAVAVGVAVGMGFGDNAKAALITRGLAETVRLAVALGADEHTLAGLAGLGDLVATCGSPLSRNRTFGEKLGSGMTLEQVAAETSQTAEGVKSSESVSELARSADVEMPITEAVVAMMHHDLSPAEALAAFMSRTAKPERYGM; the protein is encoded by the coding sequence ATGACCAAGGTCGCGGTGATGGGCAGCGGATCCTGGGGGACCGCATTCGCCAACGTGGTGGCGGACGCGGGCGCCGCCGACGTCGTGGTCCACGGGCGGCGCACCGACGTCGTCGACGCCGTCAACCAGCGCCACGAGAACCCCGATTACTTCCCCGGCATAGCCCTCAACCCCGCCCTGACGGCCACCACCGACGCCGCCAAGGCGCTGCACGGGGCCGCGTACGTCGTGCTGGCCGTGCCGTCCCAGACGCTGCGCGGCAACCTCGCCGAGTGGTACGAGCACATCGAACCCGACGCGGTCCTGGTCAGCCTGATGAAAGGTGTCGAACTGGGCACCTGCCGGCGGATGAGCGAGGTCGTGCGCGAGGTCCTGGGCGTGCCCGCCGACCGGGTGGCGGCGGTCTCCGGCCCCAACCTCGCCCGCGAGATCGCCGAGCGCCAGCCCGCCACCGCCGTGATGGCCTGCCCGCACGAGCCCACCGCCGTGCGGTTGCAGCACCTGTGCAAATCCGCCTACTTCCGGCCCTACACCGCCACCGACGTGATCGGCGTGGAGCTGGGCGGCGCCGTCAAGAACATCATCGCCGTCGCCGTAGGCGTAGCCGTGGGAATGGGCTTCGGAGACAACGCCAAGGCCGCGCTGATCACCCGCGGACTGGCCGAGACCGTGCGGCTGGCCGTGGCGCTGGGCGCCGACGAGCACACGCTGGCCGGGCTCGCCGGGCTCGGCGACCTGGTGGCCACCTGCGGCTCGCCCCTCTCGCGCAACCGCACCTTCGGCGAGAAGCTCGGTTCGGGCATGACGCTGGAACAGGTCGCCGCCGAAACCTCGCAGACCGCCGAAGGTGTGAAGTCCTCGGAGTCGGTGTCCGAACTGGCCCGCAGCGCCGACGTGGAGATGCCCATCACCGAGGCCGTCGTGGCGATGATGCACCACGACCTCTCGCCCGCCGAGGCGCTGGCGGCGTTCATGTCGCGCACGGCCAAACCGGAGCGCTACGGGATGTGA